In a single window of the Sander lucioperca isolate FBNREF2018 chromosome 19, SLUC_FBN_1.2, whole genome shotgun sequence genome:
- the LOC116040334 gene encoding probable G-protein coupled receptor 139, with the protein MDEASVTIFVTVQKIYYPLLCVMGIPANLFTFYMICFRNCGMSNTAIIYLSCLAIVDTFYLVWVILIDLTLTFWLLQPFWHSQPWCGILGFLQYGSLYSSSWIVVVFTIERYLVLRSTVAKQHFYQSWVTKVTCVAIVLVSHVVSVPLGWINTVTPVNFTVEGENMMLPRCHYRDHAYSTVIVWITTFLSGGIPIVLVIIFNYLIGYHLCHASNLFTKEERRVMHGRSTRGMLRRTILLLGTVSVAFVVLSLPRFVTYCTLRTKYNHESFNRNDYRIPINVAGDLANMLQNLNSTTNFLLYCMVSRRFRQELVQVVTCKPKARKLSSVITHTTMKVFSVVDHKASPSREPVTVVLTNLKLIVE; encoded by the exons ATGGATGAAGCCAGCGTCACCATCTTCGTTACTGTTCAGAAGATCTACTACCCTTTGCTTTGTGTCATGGGTATTCCAG CCAACCTCTTTACCTTCTACATGATCTGCTTCCGTAATTGCGGGATGTCCAACACGGCCATCATTTACCTGAGCTGTCTGGCCATCGTAGACACCTTCTACCTGGTGTGGGTGATCCTCATCGACTTGACCCTCACCTTCTGGCTACTGCAGCCCTTCTGGCACTCCCAACCCTGGTGTGGCATCCTGGGATTCCTGCAGTATGGATCGCTCTACAGCTCCTCCTGGATCGTGGTGGTGTTCACCATCGAGCGCTACCTTGTTCTTCGCAGCACAGTGGCCAAGCAGCACTTCTACCAGTCTTGGGTCACTAAAGTGACGTGTGTGGCTATCGTGCTAGTGTCACATGTTGTCTCTGTGCCCCTGGGCTGGATCAACACTGTCACACCTGTTAACTTTACAGTGGAAGGGGAGAATATGATGCTGCCTAGGTGTCATTACCGCGATCATGCCTACTCTACTGTCATAGTGTGGATAACTACCTTCCTCTCAGGAGGAATCCCTATTGTGTTGGTCATCATCTTCAACTACCTCATCGGGTACCATCTGTGCCACGCCAGCAACCTCTTCACCAAGGAAGAGCGTCGCGTTATGCATGGGAGGAGCACCAGGGGCATGTTGAGGAGGACCATCCTGCTGCTGGGCACTGTCTCCGTGGCCTTTGTCGTCCTCAGCCTGCCCCGCTTTGTCACATACTGCACCCTGAGGACCAAGTACAACCACGAGAGCTTCAACCGGAACGACTACAGGATCCCCATCAATGTGGCCGGAGACTTGGCCAACATGCTGCAGAACCTCAACTCTACCACCAACTTCCTGCTCTACTGCATGGTCAGCCGGCGCTTCCGGCAGGAGCTGGTCCAGGTGGTAACTTGTAAGCCAAAGGCACGTAAGCTGAGCTCTGTCATCACCCACACCACCATGAAAGTCTTCTCAGTGGTAGATCATAAGGCATCGCCATCCAGGGAGCCTGTGACTGTAGTGCTAACTAATCTCAAACTGATTGTAGAATAG